From a single Candidatus Delongbacteria bacterium genomic region:
- a CDS encoding class I mannose-6-phosphate isomerase, whose product MYKYPLLLKPEIIEKVWGGYKFLEMLKTDNTEPIGESWELSVRDDYNSKIMIGPYKNKTVKDILDKFGIDFSGFDNPHFPILVKYLDINDKLSIQVHPDDNYALENENDSGKTECWYVMEASDDCKLILGLDKKYHHINNEDLKKHIENGNLDIYNVENIKSGDFIFIKPGLIHGTIDGSCLIAEIQQNSDTTYRVYDFDRSYKGKKRELHISKALDVIEKDLLPDIVTTTKMSSINLPQLLCNSDYFIVELINVKGSVEITNSKIVTVMIIEGEVEASSKSGTTKAIRGQTILLPSNELYVIKSDFAKILTVSLN is encoded by the coding sequence ATGTATAAATATCCGTTATTGTTAAAACCAGAGATTATTGAAAAAGTCTGGGGTGGTTATAAATTCTTAGAAATGTTGAAGACTGATAATACTGAACCAATTGGTGAAAGTTGGGAACTCTCTGTAAGAGATGACTATAATAGCAAAATTATGATAGGTCCTTACAAAAATAAAACTGTAAAAGATATTTTAGACAAATTTGGAATAGATTTTTCAGGATTTGATAATCCTCACTTTCCAATACTTGTTAAGTATCTAGATATTAATGATAAACTATCTATTCAAGTACATCCTGATGATAATTACGCACTTGAAAATGAAAATGATTCTGGAAAAACTGAATGTTGGTATGTAATGGAAGCATCTGATGATTGTAAACTAATTCTTGGATTGGATAAAAAATATCATCATATAAATAATGAAGACTTGAAGAAACATATTGAGAATGGAAATCTAGACATTTACAATGTTGAAAATATCAAATCAGGCGATTTTATTTTTATTAAACCTGGTCTTATTCATGGGACTATTGATGGTTCATGTCTGATTGCTGAAATTCAACAAAATTCTGATACTACTTACAGAGTGTATGATTTTGACCGCAGCTATAAGGGTAAAAAGAGAGAACTACATATATCAAAAGCCTTAGATGTTATTGAAAAAGATCTCCTCCCAGATATTGTCACGACCACTAAAATGAGTTCCATAAATCTTCCTCAATTATTATGTAATTCAGATTATTTTATTGTAGAACTGATCAATGTCAAAGGAAGTGTTGAGATTACTAATTCAAAAATTGTTACAGTTATGATAATTGAAGGAGAAGTTGAGGCTAGTTCAAAATCAGGTACTACTAAAGCTATTAGAGGACAAACAATTTTACTTCCTTCTAATGAATTATACGTGATTAAGTCTGATTTTGCTAAAATATTAACTGTTAGCTTAAATTAG
- a CDS encoding GNAT family N-acetyltransferase: protein MECNISKIGKIIDEEIRFICEKHLETPSLWIEGYSFTDEEVLDEITRFVNIFNKGKMVTFIATHNNKIIGFVWAEFVDNDPEDSKIISLWVDPDYRNQGIATKLKKKLEENLKISGVKKLRTNVYAPNKQMLDLNLKLGYRIIRYDMLKDL, encoded by the coding sequence ATGGAATGCAATATAAGTAAAATTGGAAAAATTATTGATGAAGAGATTAGATTTATATGTGAAAAACACTTAGAAACGCCTTCATTATGGATAGAAGGTTATAGTTTTACAGATGAAGAAGTCTTAGATGAGATAACAAGATTTGTAAACATCTTCAATAAAGGAAAAATGGTTACATTCATAGCTACTCATAATAACAAAATAATAGGTTTTGTTTGGGCCGAATTTGTCGATAATGATCCAGAAGATTCGAAAATAATCTCTTTATGGGTTGACCCGGATTATCGAAATCAAGGGATAGCGACAAAATTGAAAAAAAAACTAGAAGAAAATTTAAAAATTAGTGGTGTAAAAAAATTAAGGACTAATGTTTATGCTCCAAATAAACAAATGCTGGATCTAAATCTGAAACTTGGTTATAGAATTATTAGGTATGACATGCTAAAGGATTTGTAA
- a CDS encoding choice-of-anchor J domain-containing protein — MKTHGTKTIVAVMLLSIVSLFSTTLYQYSFDDSIEEWTIKNDDTGFMHGFASSLVYTGNGGNETKCIYIQDVNLAGGSSDIGYSPLLDLSTYSGTPVKLSFDYLHSAALDDELKIVYRTSPEGEWLDLTELLPTTAINDDIVFLNYDLMLPDEALIENLQIGFSYIPVWASVGAAFDNVKIESFQDSNPPEVVYISGLVNSGENLNIAITVDDDSELVSTISGVYTINNQTYNFSAEYVEFDGENKYKVEITIDSNFLGEISFETTLSDIHQNQNSIDFIVNVIPAETFIYDGFENYTDFSNNVTNWTFINRNNSGTYYLGSYEYPNQGEIPGFIVFNNQATNPPLPDTDFAFEGVKSMMCMSALNPPNDNWLISPPIVSEFGYLSFWARSIQSIYGLDRFEVYYSLTGSDPSDFIDLNPDTEYLEAPVEWTNYSYEIPPGAKYFAIRSLSDDNFGLLTDMFSYNSSIDITESTKPLSISLFSNYPNPFNNVTTISFELNNPEEIELNIYNPKGELVENLVYGHYNSGLHQVSFNCDNLSSGIYFAVLKTKNSDLSQTRRIVLLK; from the coding sequence ATGAAAACACATGGAACAAAAACAATCGTAGCAGTTATGTTGCTCTCAATTGTTTCACTTTTCTCAACCACGCTCTACCAATACTCATTTGATGATAGTATTGAGGAGTGGACAATTAAAAACGACGACACTGGATTCATGCATGGTTTTGCCAGTTCACTTGTTTATACAGGTAATGGCGGAAATGAAACAAAATGCATCTATATTCAGGATGTTAATTTGGCTGGAGGGTCATCAGACATTGGTTATTCTCCACTATTGGATTTATCGACATACTCAGGAACTCCAGTTAAGTTGAGTTTTGACTATCTTCATTCAGCAGCTTTGGATGATGAGTTAAAAATAGTTTATAGAACATCGCCTGAAGGAGAATGGTTAGATTTAACAGAGCTACTTCCTACTACAGCTATAAATGATGATATTGTCTTTTTGAATTATGACCTGATGTTACCTGATGAAGCTCTTATCGAAAATTTACAAATTGGATTTTCATATATCCCAGTTTGGGCATCTGTTGGAGCAGCATTTGATAATGTAAAAATAGAATCATTTCAGGATAGTAATCCCCCTGAAGTGGTGTATATCTCAGGATTAGTTAATTCTGGAGAAAATTTAAATATCGCAATAACCGTCGATGATGATTCGGAATTAGTTTCTACGATTTCAGGAGTATACACTATAAACAATCAAACTTACAATTTTTCTGCAGAATATGTAGAGTTTGATGGCGAAAATAAATATAAGGTTGAGATAACTATCGACAGTAATTTTCTAGGTGAAATTAGTTTTGAGACAACTCTTTCAGATATTCACCAAAATCAAAACTCTATAGATTTTATTGTAAATGTAATTCCTGCTGAAACATTTATTTATGATGGGTTTGAAAATTATACTGACTTTTCAAACAATGTAACAAACTGGACATTCATCAATAGAAATAACTCTGGTACTTATTATCTAGGATCTTATGAGTATCCAAATCAAGGAGAAATCCCAGGATTTATTGTATTCAATAATCAAGCAACAAATCCTCCATTACCAGATACAGATTTTGCGTTTGAAGGAGTTAAATCTATGATGTGTATGAGTGCTCTGAATCCTCCTAATGACAATTGGTTAATCTCACCACCAATTGTATCAGAATTTGGATATTTATCTTTTTGGGCTCGTTCAATTCAATCAATTTATGGTTTAGATAGGTTTGAAGTTTACTATTCTCTCACAGGATCAGATCCTTCAGATTTCATAGATTTAAACCCAGATACAGAATATTTGGAAGCCCCAGTGGAATGGACGAATTACTCTTATGAGATTCCTCCGGGTGCTAAATACTTTGCAATCAGATCATTATCTGATGACAATTTTGGTTTGCTAACCGATATGTTCAGCTATAATAGCAGCATTGATATCACAGAATCTACAAAACCACTCAGTATTTCTTTGTTCTCAAATTATCCAAATCCATTCAACAATGTTACGACAATTAGTTTTGAATTGAATAATCCTGAAGAGATCGAACTTAATATTTATAATCCAAAAGGCGAATTGGTGGAAAATCTCGTATATGGACACTATAATTCGGGTCTTCATCAGGTAAGTTTTAATTGTGACAACTTAAGTTCGGGAATCTATTTTGCAGTTCTTAAAACAAAAAATTCAGACTTATCTCAAACGAGAAGAATTGTTCTACTGAAATAA
- a CDS encoding SLBB domain-containing protein, giving the protein MKKIISLLLISSMLYTIFAQTAIDIFDMNNSKIEKKQTLDDEFINNGYIVGDNDEIQIRINIWGEVKRTGQFTIPSDTDLVSMISFCGGPSENANLSSIKIVRTNLELGEEAIIYVNLEDFLQTGDYDLLPPLKPGDTIIVPGNIMSYFSNFINVVAKLALIVNIYYTVSRINE; this is encoded by the coding sequence GTGAAAAAAATTATATCATTATTATTGATTAGTTCAATGTTGTACACTATTTTCGCTCAGACTGCGATAGATATCTTTGATATGAATAATTCTAAAATTGAGAAGAAGCAAACATTGGATGATGAGTTTATTAATAATGGATATATCGTGGGTGATAATGATGAAATCCAAATTAGAATTAATATTTGGGGTGAAGTAAAAAGAACTGGTCAATTTACTATTCCAAGTGATACAGATCTTGTTTCCATGATCTCTTTTTGTGGTGGACCAAGTGAGAATGCAAATTTAAGTTCTATTAAAATCGTTAGAACAAATCTTGAATTAGGTGAAGAAGCGATAATTTACGTTAATCTAGAAGATTTCTTACAAACCGGAGATTATGACTTACTACCTCCTTTGAAACCTGGTGATACAATAATTGTTCCTGGTAATATAATGAGTTATTTCTCAAACTTCATAAATGTCGTTGCAAAATTAGCTTTGATTGTAAATATTTATTATACGGTCTCTAGAATAAATGAATAA
- a CDS encoding tetratricopeptide repeat protein translates to MQKNVKTLVKIVLFISIISLTSCVYYNMYFNGNKHFNDGEKKLKEKRLESSSSVDDFYEKSIKELSKILEFYPESDWVDDALLLMGRCYYRLRSYERSERKYIELLTNYPESELIDQAKIWLCETEIKLGKFDELREYLSEIKPDSTDSEGMKIYLKLLAEMRLSQKDTSEAYNYFSKASKYVEDDEELIDILERKAYLAETHGLSREAERDYYKLSTITESRKDKVRYFLRLGELLQERGHTDSALEIYNDLLADVDYEAYISDVEFSIAKIKFINKDYDKAVDKFDELLRTYRKGSSNDSILAEASFYMAEYYLLLKKDLDKAASYYDSVKYYYAKTKSFEKSQKRSKSIFSVNKYAREIKNYLYSEDSLNLKIAEFNNELYEISDEDKQEKLDEIQLMERKIKKIRDETVRNYFNISDLLITELSTPDSAIRYLKGGSNYDDYPHYSSRCLLLLAELENSNKNVSDSLKNIILEKYPRTLAANRIRIEQNLPTIDFIEDTLSYLFDLASESILKDEFEMADSLLTKLMFKSQDHEIYPKVVLSLALLNEMYIHNGEKALNCYNILKRDFPRDSEGLFAINKLRADDEPVKEIEATKENRILDEFEIWKLMDRRLE, encoded by the coding sequence ATGCAAAAAAATGTTAAGACATTAGTAAAAATAGTATTATTTATCTCAATTATATCCCTGACAAGTTGTGTTTATTACAATATGTATTTTAATGGTAATAAGCATTTTAATGATGGTGAAAAAAAGTTAAAAGAGAAAAGATTGGAATCTTCATCAAGTGTTGACGATTTTTATGAAAAAAGTATTAAAGAACTCTCTAAGATTCTTGAGTTTTATCCGGAGAGTGATTGGGTTGATGATGCTTTACTATTGATGGGGCGTTGTTATTACAGGTTAAGATCCTATGAAAGATCTGAAAGGAAATATATTGAGCTATTAACAAATTATCCAGAAAGTGAACTCATTGATCAAGCTAAAATCTGGCTTTGCGAAACTGAGATAAAATTGGGTAAATTTGATGAGTTAAGAGAATATTTGAGTGAGATCAAGCCAGATAGTACTGACTCTGAAGGCATGAAAATATATTTAAAGCTTTTAGCAGAGATGAGGTTGAGTCAAAAAGACACATCGGAAGCATATAATTATTTTTCAAAAGCTTCGAAATATGTGGAGGACGATGAAGAGCTAATTGATATTCTAGAGAGAAAAGCTTACCTAGCAGAAACTCATGGTTTATCTAGAGAGGCAGAAAGAGATTATTATAAACTATCAACCATAACAGAATCAAGAAAGGACAAAGTACGATATTTCTTGAGACTTGGCGAATTGCTTCAGGAAAGGGGGCATACAGACAGTGCTCTTGAAATTTATAATGACCTTTTAGCTGATGTTGACTATGAGGCTTATATTTCCGACGTGGAGTTCAGTATTGCTAAGATAAAATTTATAAATAAAGACTATGATAAAGCTGTTGATAAGTTTGATGAATTACTGCGAACATACAGAAAAGGTTCTTCAAATGATAGTATTTTGGCAGAAGCTTCTTTTTATATGGCAGAATATTATTTATTACTTAAAAAAGATCTAGATAAAGCAGCATCTTATTATGATTCCGTAAAATATTATTATGCAAAAACAAAATCTTTTGAAAAAAGTCAAAAAAGATCGAAATCGATTTTTTCAGTGAATAAATATGCAAGAGAAATAAAGAATTATCTTTACAGCGAAGATAGTTTGAATTTAAAAATTGCTGAATTTAATAATGAATTATATGAGATTTCCGATGAAGATAAACAAGAAAAATTAGATGAAATTCAGCTTATGGAGAGAAAGATAAAAAAGATTAGAGATGAAACTGTAAGGAATTATTTCAATATTTCCGATCTTTTAATTACTGAATTATCAACACCTGACTCCGCAATACGATATTTAAAAGGTGGCTCTAATTATGATGATTATCCTCATTATTCGTCGAGATGTTTGTTGTTATTAGCCGAGCTTGAAAATAGCAATAAAAATGTATCAGATTCTCTAAAAAATATAATATTAGAAAAGTATCCAAGAACACTAGCTGCAAATAGGATCAGAATTGAGCAAAATCTACCTACTATCGATTTCATTGAGGATACTCTTAGTTATCTATTTGATTTGGCGTCAGAAAGTATTTTAAAAGATGAGTTTGAAATGGCAGATTCTTTACTTACTAAGCTGATGTTTAAATCTCAAGATCATGAAATTTATCCAAAAGTAGTTCTTTCTCTGGCTTTACTAAATGAGATGTATATCCACAATGGTGAAAAGGCATTGAATTGTTACAATATTTTGAAACGGGATTTCCCAAGAGACAGTGAAGGACTGTTTGCAATCAACAAGTTAAGAGCTGATGATGAACCTGTAAAGGAGATTGAAGCAACAAAGGAAAACAGAATTCTTGATGAATTTGAAATATGGAAGTTAATGGATAGAAGATTGGAATAA
- a CDS encoding AMP-binding protein — MELLHHKFIDIVNKNRQKVAIHDVATGKDLSYEKILIGSFIMASNIKKSASHYIGIMVPNSAGCILTILGTLFAGKIPVMINYSTGAINNCKYAMDFVGFDTVYTSSKLLEKLNIEKIENMICLEDIISSVGSFTKIKAALKSKMAFQFAHKPNPDTPAVILFTSGSEKNPKAVVLSHENILHNLEGIQNRLKVTSDDTFLGVLPLFHVFGLTTTFWLPLTIGSSLVAVPNPLEYSRVAELAKKYRPGAMTATPAFFHNYNLKSNQGDFSSLKFAVSGGDKLSDKIFDDFYDKHKVKLLEGYGTTETAPVISTNSPEIFKKGSIGKPLANIEVKIVSLETDDVLPNGKIGKILVKGGNVMSGYLYDQEETSYRIHRGWYDTGDMGVMDKDGYLHHHGRLKRFVKIAGEMISLPNIEYYAEKCICSNCLCCAVDIPHPVKGSEIWLCIAGEFDEKRLKKDLMEYLPNISLPKKYIKFKEFPMMGNGKVNFREVANLCKKMLRH, encoded by the coding sequence ATGGAATTATTACATCATAAGTTCATTGATATAGTAAACAAAAATCGACAGAAAGTTGCAATTCATGATGTAGCAACTGGAAAGGATTTGAGCTATGAAAAGATTCTAATTGGATCATTTATCATGGCATCAAATATTAAAAAATCAGCAAGTCATTATATTGGAATTATGGTTCCAAATTCAGCTGGATGTATTCTTACAATATTAGGTACTTTATTTGCGGGGAAAATTCCTGTAATGATTAATTATTCTACAGGTGCTATTAATAATTGTAAGTATGCTATGGATTTCGTTGGATTTGATACGGTTTATACATCTTCAAAACTTTTAGAAAAACTTAATATCGAAAAAATTGAAAATATGATTTGTTTAGAAGATATAATTAGTTCAGTTGGATCATTCACAAAAATCAAAGCAGCTTTGAAATCAAAAATGGCTTTTCAATTTGCCCATAAACCAAACCCAGATACACCGGCAGTAATTTTATTCACCAGTGGAAGTGAAAAAAATCCAAAAGCTGTTGTACTTTCTCACGAAAATATATTACATAATCTTGAAGGTATACAGAATCGTTTAAAAGTTACATCTGATGATACATTTTTAGGAGTTCTTCCACTTTTTCATGTCTTTGGTTTGACAACAACCTTTTGGCTTCCTTTGACTATTGGATCTTCGCTAGTTGCCGTCCCTAATCCTCTTGAGTATTCCAGAGTGGCAGAATTAGCAAAGAAATATAGACCTGGGGCGATGACAGCTACACCTGCTTTTTTCCATAATTATAATCTGAAAAGTAATCAAGGCGATTTTTCATCTCTCAAGTTCGCAGTTTCTGGTGGCGACAAACTCTCTGATAAAATTTTTGATGATTTCTATGATAAACATAAAGTTAAACTTCTAGAAGGATATGGTACTACAGAAACAGCTCCTGTTATATCTACAAATAGCCCTGAAATATTTAAGAAAGGCAGTATTGGGAAACCTTTAGCCAATATTGAAGTAAAAATTGTAAGTCTTGAAACAGATGATGTATTACCTAATGGAAAGATTGGCAAAATCCTAGTGAAGGGTGGAAATGTAATGAGTGGGTATCTTTACGATCAGGAAGAGACATCTTATAGAATACATAGAGGATGGTATGATACGGGTGATATGGGGGTGATGGACAAGGATGGATATTTGCATCATCATGGCAGATTAAAAAGATTTGTGAAAATCGCAGGAGAAATGATTTCACTTCCAAATATAGAGTATTATGCTGAAAAATGTATATGTTCTAATTGTTTATGCTGTGCTGTAGATATTCCTCATCCAGTGAAAGGATCTGAAATTTGGCTTTGTATAGCTGGTGAATTTGACGAAAAGAGATTGAAAAAAGATCTAATGGAGTACCTACCAAATATATCTCTACCTAAAAAATATATTAAATTTAAAGAGTTTCCTATGATGGGAAATGGAAAAGTTAATTTTAGAGAAGTGGCTAATTTATGCAAAAAAATGTTAAGACATTAG
- a CDS encoding AMP-binding protein, whose amino-acid sequence MQLHHHFIKSYKANPQQICVYDQATGKDLTYKQVLQASLLVMDSIPSHDRFYIGIMLPTSAACLISILAVLMKGRVPVMINYSTGAQNNCLFAREKCGFEIILTTGKLLEKLGIQKDEHMILIEDLIKNAKVLSKVKVGLKSLKPDKFVYKGEDTDNSIVLFTSGSEKDPKAVPLSHKNITSNVEGLRERIDFNETDVFMAVLPNFHIYGLTTSLWLPIICGSSIVTQANPLEYETIAKNIKKYRATVLTATPTFFHGYNQKSEVGDFSTLRIAIAGGDKLTPIIRDSFFKKHGSEICEGYGTTETSPVISFNSPGMNKPGSVGKPLFNAKVKIVDLESEEKLGPNRIGKIYVKGDLVMNGYLGDYEESSIRIHAGWYDTGDMGLIDNDGFLWHKGRLKRFVKIGGEMVSLVAIEDKLESLLDEDTKCCLVDIPHPVRGNEIVAVISGDFEEKKIKNELKKMVAPISMPKHFVKIEEMPLMANGKVNFRDVQKSCHKIFFK is encoded by the coding sequence ATGCAATTACATCATCATTTTATAAAATCATACAAAGCTAATCCTCAACAGATATGTGTATACGATCAGGCTACGGGAAAGGATTTAACTTATAAACAGGTTTTACAGGCTTCTCTTTTAGTGATGGACAGTATTCCTTCCCACGATAGATTCTATATTGGGATTATGCTTCCTACTTCTGCCGCATGTCTGATTTCAATTTTGGCGGTTCTTATGAAAGGTCGCGTTCCTGTAATGATTAACTACTCAACCGGAGCTCAAAATAATTGTCTTTTTGCAAGAGAGAAATGTGGTTTCGAAATCATATTAACCACGGGAAAGCTACTTGAAAAGCTTGGTATTCAAAAAGACGAACATATGATTCTAATTGAAGATTTAATAAAAAATGCTAAAGTTCTATCGAAAGTTAAAGTAGGTTTAAAATCTCTAAAACCTGATAAATTTGTTTACAAAGGTGAAGATACTGATAATTCTATAGTATTGTTTACGAGTGGATCTGAAAAGGATCCTAAAGCTGTACCTCTTTCTCATAAAAATATAACTTCCAATGTAGAAGGCTTGAGAGAAAGAATAGACTTTAATGAAACTGATGTTTTTATGGCTGTTTTACCTAATTTTCATATTTATGGTTTAACTACTTCCTTATGGCTTCCAATTATATGTGGTTCTTCAATAGTAACTCAGGCAAATCCTCTGGAATATGAGACGATTGCAAAAAATATTAAGAAATATCGTGCTACAGTACTTACTGCAACTCCAACTTTTTTTCACGGATACAATCAAAAATCGGAAGTAGGTGATTTTTCTACTTTAAGAATTGCCATTGCAGGAGGGGATAAACTTACTCCAATAATAAGAGATTCGTTTTTTAAAAAACATGGCTCTGAAATTTGTGAAGGATATGGAACAACTGAAACCAGTCCTGTAATTTCCTTTAATTCTCCAGGAATGAATAAACCTGGTAGTGTTGGTAAACCACTGTTCAATGCAAAAGTAAAAATTGTTGACCTTGAGAGTGAAGAAAAGCTTGGACCAAATCGAATTGGTAAGATCTACGTAAAAGGCGATTTGGTGATGAACGGTTATTTAGGAGATTATGAGGAATCGAGTATAAGAATTCACGCAGGTTGGTATGATACAGGTGATATGGGGCTTATTGATAATGATGGTTTCTTATGGCACAAAGGTAGGCTAAAGAGATTTGTTAAGATCGGTGGTGAAATGGTGTCACTTGTAGCTATCGAAGATAAACTGGAATCTCTTTTAGATGAAGATACAAAATGTTGCCTTGTAGATATTCCTCATCCTGTTCGAGGTAATGAGATAGTTGCCGTTATCAGTGGTGATTTTGAAGAGAAGAAGATAAAGAATGAATTAAAAAAGATGGTTGCTCCAATCTCAATGCCAAAGCATTTCGTTAAAATTGAAGAGATGCCGCTTATGGCAAACGGTAAGGTTAATTTTAGAGATGTTCAGAAAAGTTGCCATAAGATTTTTTTTAAATAA
- the rfaE2 gene encoding D-glycero-beta-D-manno-heptose 1-phosphate adenylyltransferase, which translates to MDNKTEKFIAQAKLANKKIVFTNGVFDILHKGHVDYLNEAAKLGDILIVGINSDDSVKRLKGPERPVNRELDRSFIIENLKSVDKTIVFGEDTPLELIRKILPDILVKGGDYDANEVDKNSNKYIVGSDIVKSYGGRVVTIELTEGRSTTNVINQIRKR; encoded by the coding sequence ATGGATAATAAAACAGAAAAGTTTATAGCTCAAGCTAAGTTAGCAAACAAAAAAATTGTTTTTACGAATGGAGTTTTTGATATTTTGCATAAAGGACATGTGGATTATCTCAACGAAGCAGCAAAGCTTGGAGATATATTGATTGTTGGTATAAATTCTGATGACTCGGTTAAAAGATTAAAAGGTCCGGAAAGACCAGTAAATAGAGAACTTGACCGATCTTTTATAATTGAAAATCTAAAATCAGTGGATAAAACCATTGTTTTTGGTGAAGATACACCACTGGAATTGATAAGGAAAATTTTACCAGATATTCTTGTCAAAGGTGGAGATTACGATGCTAACGAAGTTGATAAGAATTCTAATAAGTACATAGTTGGTTCAGATATTGTTAAAAGTTATGGAGGTAGAGTTGTTACAATTGAGCTTACGGAGGGACGCTCAACAACAAATGTAATAAATCAGATAAGGAAAAGATAA
- the meaB gene encoding methylmalonyl Co-A mutase-associated GTPase MeaB: protein MVESSITQKSRDRFLGLKRKKEDKNSLIKGILDGCRVSLGKAITVIESNKLSDIKLASEVIDECIKYSGNSLRIGITGVPGVGKSTFIESFGMHLIQKKLKVAVLSVDPSSGITGGSILGDKTRMEKLSGSDNAFIRPSPSAGSLGGVNRRTRETIYLCEAAGYDVIIIETVGVGQSETLVHSMTDFFLLLELAGAGDELQGIKKGIMEMADGIAITKADGDNIHRAKLAKSEKEIALHLSRNRCNWWNVPVYLTSAVTGSGISDVYSMIENYIKIIKRNGVFEEKRNRQLLSWFDSLLLERLEYNFRVNREVGTRKKELEDSIINGNISPIAAQDELIELFRKSEANNE from the coding sequence ATGGTTGAAAGTTCGATTACTCAAAAATCCAGAGATCGGTTTTTAGGATTAAAGAGGAAAAAAGAAGATAAAAATTCATTGATTAAGGGTATTCTTGACGGATGTAGAGTGTCACTTGGAAAAGCAATTACAGTAATCGAATCGAATAAACTTTCTGATATTAAATTAGCATCTGAAGTGATAGATGAATGTATAAAATACTCCGGTAATTCATTGAGAATAGGTATAACTGGTGTCCCTGGCGTAGGTAAAAGTACCTTTATAGAATCCTTTGGAATGCATTTAATTCAAAAAAAGCTTAAGGTTGCTGTATTGTCCGTTGATCCTAGTTCTGGCATAACCGGTGGTTCTATTCTTGGCGACAAAACAAGAATGGAAAAATTGTCTGGATCTGATAATGCCTTTATCAGACCATCTCCTTCTGCTGGCTCATTGGGGGGAGTCAATAGAAGAACCAGAGAAACTATTTATTTATGTGAAGCGGCAGGTTATGATGTAATAATAATAGAAACGGTAGGGGTGGGGCAGAGTGAAACTCTGGTTCATTCAATGACTGATTTTTTTCTATTACTAGAACTTGCTGGTGCCGGTGATGAGCTTCAAGGGATTAAAAAAGGTATTATGGAAATGGCAGATGGAATCGCTATAACTAAAGCCGATGGGGACAATATTCATAGAGCAAAACTTGCTAAATCCGAAAAGGAAATTGCTTTACATCTTTCAAGAAATAGATGTAACTGGTGGAATGTCCCTGTATATTTAACTTCAGCTGTTACCGGCAGTGGGATAAGTGATGTTTATTCGATGATAGAAAATTATATAAAAATAATTAAAAGAAACGGAGTTTTCGAGGAGAAAAGAAACAGACAATTACTCAGTTGGTTTGACTCTTTACTTCTTGAAAGACTAGAATATAATTTTAGAGTAAACCGTGAAGTGGGAACGAGAAAAAAAGAGCTTGAAGATAGTATTATCAATGGTAATATTTCACCTATTGCAGCCCAAGATGAGTTAATAGAGTTATTTAGAAAATCTGAGGCTAATAATGAATAA